A single window of Eucalyptus grandis isolate ANBG69807.140 chromosome 1, ASM1654582v1, whole genome shotgun sequence DNA harbors:
- the LOC104435317 gene encoding arogenate dehydratase/prephenate dehydratase 1, chloroplastic, which translates to MTALRNSVVLGSAGDAWQQGRGEHFLVAPKRVGLLKSAHFGGFSGLSVRRAVRSVEDESSLTSATELRRVVDQTETSVSKRLRKDKDLTSFPRPLTVSDFSPTLENKSKMQIAFKGVPGSFSEDAALKAYPDCETVPCDEFEDAFKAVELWLVNKAVLPIENSSGGSLHRNYDLLLRHRLHIVGEVQMAVNLCLLALPGVRAEQLKRVLSHPQALSLSDNALTRLDVTRESVDSTAGAAQFVALNELRDAGVVASARAADIYGLNILAERIQGDSDNVTRFLVLARDPIIPRTDKPFKTSIVFTLEEGPGVLFKALAVFSLRGINLTKIESRPQRKRPLRVVDDSNTGSAKYFDYLFYIDFEASMADTRAQNALGHLQEFATFLRVLGCYPMDTSV; encoded by the exons ATGACGGCCTTGCGAAATTCAGTCGTGTTGGGGAGTGCCGGTGATGCTTGGCAACAGGGTCGTGGTGAGCATTTCCTGGTCGCCCCGAAACGGGTCGGACTGCTCAAGTCGGCGCACTTCGGTGGCTTTTCTGGGTTGTCCGTCCGGCGGGCGGTCAGGTCCGTGGAGGACGAGAGCTCGTTGACGTCGGCCACTGAGTTGCGCAGGGTCGTTGACCAGACGGAGACGAGTGTTTCCAAGAGATTGCGCAAGGACAAGGACTTGACTTCTTTTCCCA GGCCACTGACTGTTTCTGATTTCTCTCCTACTCTAGAGAATAAGTCAAAAATGCAGATAGCATTCAAG GGGGTACCAGGTTCATTCAGTGAGGATGCTGCTCTTAAAGCCTATCCTGACTGTGAGACTGTTCCTTGTGATGAGTTTGAAGATGCTTTTAAG GCCGTTGAACTATGGTTAGTTAATAAAGCTGTTCTTCCCATTGAGAATTCTTCTGGCGGAAGCCTCCACCGCAATTATGATTTACTTCTCAGACACAGACTTCACATAGTAGGGGAAGTTCAGATGGCTGTCAACCTGTGTCTATTGGCTCTTCCAGGTGTTAGAGCAGAGCAGTTGAAACGTGTTTTAAGCCATCCACAG GCACTTTCTCTAAGCGATAATGCTTTGACCAGGTTAGATGTTACCCGAGAAAGTGTTGATAGCACAGCTGGTGCTGCTCAG TTTGTAGCATTGAATGAACTGAGGGATGCTGGAGTCGTTGCAAGTGCTCGGGCAGCAGATATTTATGGGCTTAATATACTTGCAGAAAGAATCCAG GGTGACTCTGATAATGTCACTCGCTTTCTTGTGCTAGCAAGAGATCCCATTATACCAAGGACTGACAAACCTTTTAAG ACAAGTATTGTCTTCACCTTGGAAGAAGGCCCTGGTGTGTTATTTAAAGCCTTGGCTGTATTTTCCTTGAGAGGCATAAATTTGACTAAG ATCGAAAGCCGGCCACAGAGAAAGCGACCGCTTAGAGTTGTTGATGACTCCAATACTGGAAGTGCCAA ATACTTTGACTACCTCTTTTACATTGACTTTGAGGCTTCTATGGCTGATACCCGTGCTCAAAATGCTCTCGGACATCTGCAG GAATTTGCGACCTTTCTGCGTGTACTTGGTTGCTATCCCATGGACACAAGTGTTTAG